Proteins from one Impatiens glandulifera chromosome 2, dImpGla2.1, whole genome shotgun sequence genomic window:
- the LOC124924244 gene encoding pectinesterase inhibitor-like, protein MKASSSIYLISILTLSLLFTFNNLSNADLINDVCKKTDYPDVCISILRSDPTSANADVQELIILILKASTSYASKTLIKINDLMKETTNGYKKLLYMGCTHGYKVAIADIALVVDKLRSKSYDYAKIEIDSFRQEAEDCEDNFSAPPGPIYQSNLTDRNLMMMHFADICTKIIVLYF, encoded by the coding sequence ATGAAGGCATCAAgttcaatttatttgatatcAATCCTTACACTATCACTCTTATTTACCTTCAATAATCTTTCTAATGCCGATTTGATCAACGATGTTTGCAAGAAGACAGACTATCCCGATGTTTGCATTTCTATTCTAAGATCGGACCCAACAAGTGCAAATGCTGATGTTCAAGAACTTATAATTCTTATACTAAAAGCATCGACTAGTTACGCTTCTAAGACCTTAATTAAGATCAATGATCTTATGAAGGAGACAACCAATGGCTATAAGAAACTATTATACATGGGATGCACACACGGTTATAAGGTAGCAATTGCTGACATTGCTTTGGTCGTTGATAAACTTCGTTCAAAATCTTATGATTACGCCAAGATTGAAATTGATAGTTTTCGCCAAGAAGCTGAAGATTGTGAAGATAATTTCAGTGCGCCACCGGGACCTATTTATCAATCAAATCTAACCGATagaaatttgatgatgatgcACTTTGCTGATATTTGTACAAAAATTATTGTGCTCTACTTTTGA
- the LOC124927881 gene encoding upstream activation factor subunit spp27-like, translated as MATGNVFGKLFGPLMAAAKSSASQTAVAKSSSSETAVSATKTAPRLVGILKPVKVSPALANFLGVTEASRTDAVRKIWQHIKQNNLQNPENKKEIFCDEKLKTIFEEKDKVGFLEIAKLLKQHFVKS; from the exons atgGCGACTGGTAATGTGTTTGGGAAGTTATTCGGGCCTCTAATGGCTGCCGCTAAGAGTTCCGCTTCACAGACGGCTGTCGCTAAGAGTTCGTCTTCTGAGACGGCTGTTTCCGCCACGAAAACTGCTCCCCGTCTGGTTGGTATCCTGAAGCCGGTGAAGGTATCTCCTGCCCTCGCTAACTTCCTCGGCGTTACTGAGGCCTCTCGAACTGATGCTGTACGTAAGATTTGGCAGCACATCAAACAGAACAATCTACAG AATCCAGAAAACAAGAAGGAGATATTTTGTGATGAGAAGTTGAAGACAATATTTGAGGAGAAAGACAAAGTGGGGTTTCTCGAGATTGCTAAATTGTTGAAACAACATTTTGTAAAATCTTAG